From the Musa acuminata AAA Group cultivar baxijiao chromosome BXJ3-7, Cavendish_Baxijiao_AAA, whole genome shotgun sequence genome, one window contains:
- the LOC135586211 gene encoding uncharacterized protein LOC135586211 isoform X1 has protein sequence MDLWTSTHLCVCQSFQLGSLSFSVWGFILIQSWSIRIYVLLLKLPLEDEWKAVIWTLTLVRFLQVQPSPTTGTLNMSSAMDKTICSDTLSSQRHTSDVSAYDGRNPEDFQFKPQVGASYSLGLSSLRPMVSAGLIKKEHEPSMQSQNQSQGQNLVASENESILSESVPNSAIEVTNLRVYVPAEAASGELQPTKLSVQNTRMFQSDPSEPISSKYT, from the exons ATGGACTTGTGGACCAGCACCCATCTTTGTGTGTGTCAGTCGTTTCAGCTTGGTTCATTAAGCTTTTCTGTATGGGGATTCATTCTTATTCAGAGCTGGAGCATCAGAATATATGTGCTACTTCTAAAACTTCCACTTGAAGATGAATGGAAAGCAGTAATTTGGACACTTACTCTCGTGCGGTTTTTACAG GTTCAGCCTTCTCCAACTACTGGAACCCTCAATATGTCCTCTGCCATGGATAAAACTATTTGTTCAGACACCTTATCTTCTCAAAGGCATACTTCTGATGTCAGTGCATATGATGGAAGGAATCCTGAAGATTTTCAGTTCAAACCTCAAGTTGGAGCATCTTATAGTCTAGGCCTATCTTCATTAAGACCTATG GTTTCTGCAGGCTTGATCAAAAAAGAGCATGAGCCTTCTATGCAGAGTCAAAATCAATCTCAAGGTCAGAACCTGGTTGCGTCTGAAAATGAATCAATTCTATCAGAATCTGTTCCGAATTCAGCTATTGAAGTAACCAATTTGAGAGTTTATGTGCCAGCTGAAGCAGCTTCTGGTGAATTACAGCCGACAAAATTGTCAGTGCAAAACACACGGATGTTTCAGTCTGATCCAAGTGAACCTATATCATCCAAGTATACTTGA
- the LOC135586211 gene encoding uncharacterized protein LOC135586211 isoform X3 — protein MDLWTSTHLCVCQSFQLGSLSFSVWGFILIQSWSIRIYVLLLKLPLEDEWKAVIWTLTLVRFLQVQPSPTTGTLNMSSAMDKTICSDTLSSQRHTSDVSAYDGRNPEDFQFKPQVGASYSLGLSSLRPMVSAGLIKKEHEPSMQSQNQSQAEAASGELQPTKLSVQNTRMFQSDPSEPISSKYT, from the exons ATGGACTTGTGGACCAGCACCCATCTTTGTGTGTGTCAGTCGTTTCAGCTTGGTTCATTAAGCTTTTCTGTATGGGGATTCATTCTTATTCAGAGCTGGAGCATCAGAATATATGTGCTACTTCTAAAACTTCCACTTGAAGATGAATGGAAAGCAGTAATTTGGACACTTACTCTCGTGCGGTTTTTACAG GTTCAGCCTTCTCCAACTACTGGAACCCTCAATATGTCCTCTGCCATGGATAAAACTATTTGTTCAGACACCTTATCTTCTCAAAGGCATACTTCTGATGTCAGTGCATATGATGGAAGGAATCCTGAAGATTTTCAGTTCAAACCTCAAGTTGGAGCATCTTATAGTCTAGGCCTATCTTCATTAAGACCTATG GTTTCTGCAGGCTTGATCAAAAAAGAGCATGAGCCTTCTATGCAGAGTCAAAATCAATCTCAAG CTGAAGCAGCTTCTGGTGAATTACAGCCGACAAAATTGTCAGTGCAAAACACACGGATGTTTCAGTCTGATCCAAGTGAACCTATATCATCCAAGTATACTTGA
- the LOC135586211 gene encoding WRKY transcription factor SUSIBA2-like isoform X2, whose product MVIWSPNAGALFYFVIKEPRVVVQTLSQVDILDDGYRWWKYGQKIVKGDPKPRSYYKRTNAGCPVRKHVERASHDPKAVITNGKHNHDVPAAKTISHEASASVVTDADGSLRIHATAALTGTMTTTPFSHPLTQTKSNTISLDLGVGISTSQSDATNGSQQLLGTDQIHQHHQAQFVGSGKLVIQATPL is encoded by the exons ATGGTAATTTGGAGTCCAAACGCAGGTGCCCTCTTCTATTTCGTGATTAAG GAGCCTCGTGTTGTTGTGCAAACACTGAGTCAAGTTGATATCTTGGATGATGGGTATCGTTGGTGGAAGTATGGGCAGAAAATAGTTAAAGGGGATCCTAAACCAAG GAGTTACTATAAGCGCACCAATGCCGGCTGTCCTGTAAGAAAACATGTCGAGAGGGCATCACATGATCCGAAAGCAGTAATTACGAATGGTAAGCATAATCATGATGTACCAGCTGCAAAGACTATTAGCCATGAGGCATCTGCATCAGTGGTGACAGATGCTGATGGTTCTCTGAGAATCCATGCTACAGCAGCTCTCACTGGTACAATGACTACGACACCCTTTTCTCACCCACTCACCCAAACGAAGAGCAACACGATCAGCCTTGACCTTGGTGTTGGCATCAGCACCAGTCAAAGCGATGCCACAAATGGAAGTCAGCAGCTTTTGGGAACAGACCAGATTCATCAGCACCATCAAGCACAATTTGTTGGTTCCGGTAAGCTGGTGATTCAAGCAACTCCATTGTAA